From Desmodus rotundus isolate HL8 chromosome 12, HLdesRot8A.1, whole genome shotgun sequence, one genomic window encodes:
- the TAF1C gene encoding TATA box-binding protein-associated factor RNA polymerase I subunit C, with protein MDFPSALRPTLFMTGPLGLSDVPDMSFMCSWRDALTLPESLPQTSQNGTSHSAEGLLWEPDTPGPLPLLPPGPDRWDPGLTAQDLLFRGGPKFRRQPKAVLDVTEQFSRFLWDHGDIAFAPLGKLMLENFKLEGARSYSKKKTVVSVKRILQDLGGHQPWGCPWAYFSHRQRRFSILGDPILGKSVSNLLGELLHEELMMRWEQLLLDDAFTGGALAWLPGRTPRVRQLVYPTGGALDRLYFQEVRLTPGGDPRILGKPSHIQLRGPVRQVVTCTVQGESLLAVRSDYHCALWKVSKQGQPSPLQVLQVEKGATGINLSPHLPGELVVCSRSGTVCLWTPQDGLQQIYKDPETLVFRDPSPWRWADFTAHPRVLTVGDRTGVKIIDTQGPPGCGLLLFRGGAEASCQKGERVLLTQYLGECGPDSLQPTLHLICTQFSLYLVDERLPLVPMLKWDHGLPSAPLLAQLLPPPRPGCPRPLLLGGHGGQLQLLHITGEGAFMPRLAGPPQSLPSRSDSLSAFPLLEPKSQQQLQERLQAPTIGLVATLLPSASTPVLSLFQLSAAGDVFHQRLHLREDSQSPGDPGPNCHVPTASWSPHATSCCRRWLKALLEVPPAPAVWAAPTFSHRHLLGLKEQQKVEGKVPEGLRAAMAKGRLLRQRDLGSLPMAEPPPAPEPGPRDELSERLEAAWEGRAAAWWEQQQGRGSGPGKQPKRHKRRMQLSSTFSSLSGRLDLSDATSPPHSPDRTSPVSRPQLPGTLPSQELSQDLWAQGIPSERQQTLRDYMAKLPLQGDTPEGASVPPSQTSSIQATPSRQQTLRDGTAELPHQRDTLRGATVPLSQTSSIRTTPSRQQASQDCAAKLSLQRDLLRGAAVPSSQTSSLRTTHSRQQAPVLSSSQPRRKKPRMGF; from the exons ATGGACTTCCCCAGCGCCCTCCGTCCCACGTTGTTTATGACCGGCCCCCTTGGACTGAGCGATGTCCCTGACATGTCCTTCATGTGCAGCTGGAGAGATGCACTGACCCTTCCAGAGTCCCTGCCCCAGACCTCCCAG AATGGTACGTCACATTCGGCCGAGGGCCTGCTCTGGGAGCCGGATACCCCTGGGCCCCTTCCCTTGCTGCCTCCTGGTCCCG ATCGCTGGGACCCTGGCCTGACTGCCCAGGACCTGCTTTTCCGGGGAGGTCCCAAGTTCCGGAGACAGCCGAAAGCTGTGCTGGATGTTACTGAACAG TTCAGCCGGTTCCTGTGGGACCATGGGGACATAGCCTTTGCACCCCTGGGGAAACTGATGCTGGAAAATTTCAAACTGGAGGGGGCACGG AGCTACTCTAAGAAGAAGACAGTGGTCAGTGTGAAGAGGATACTCCAGGACCTCGGTGGACACCAGCCCTGGGG GTGTCCCTGGGCTTACTTCAGCCATCGACAGCGCCGTTTCTCCATCCTTGGGGACCCGATCCTGGGCAAGTCAGTGTCGAACCTCCTGGGAGAGCTGCTGCATGAGGAGTTGATGATGCGGTGGGAGCAGCTGCTCCTAGATGATGCTTTCACCGGAGGCGCGCTGGCCTGGCTGCCCGGAAGGACGCCCCGGGTCAGGCAGCTGGTCTACCCTACAGGAGGTGCCTTGGACAGGCTGT ATTTCCAAGAGGTTCGTCTGACCCCAGGCGGTGACCCTCGGATCCTTGGGAAACCCAGCCACATCCAACTCCGGGGACCTGTGCGGCAGGTGGTGACCTGCACCGTGCAGGGAGAAT ctCTGCTGGCTGTCCGCTCTGACTACCACTGTGCCCTATGGAAGGTCAGTAAGCAGGGACAGCCCTCGCCTCTCCAGGTGCTGCAGGTGGAGAAGGGGGCCACAGGGATCAACCTTAG CCCTCACCTGCCTGGGGAACTGGTTGTCTGCAGCCGTTCGGGAACCGTCTGCCTGTGGACACCCCAAGATGG GCTTCAGCAGATCTACAAGGATCCCGAGACCCTTGTGTTTCGCGACCCCTCTCCCTGGCGTTGGGCCGACTTCACCGCCCACCCTCGGGTGCTGACTGTGGGTGATCGCACTGGAGTGAAAATTATCGACACTCAG GGCCCGCCAGGCTGTGGTTTGCTGCTTTTCCGTGGGGGTGCAGAAGCGTCGTGCCAGAAGGGGGAACGTGTCCTGCTAACCCAGTACCTGGGGGAGTGTGGCCCTGATTCTCTGCAGCCCACACTCCATCTCATCTGTACCCAG TTCTCACTCTACCTGGTGGATGAACGCCTCCCCTTGGTGCCCATGCTGAAGTGGGACCACGGCCTCCCTTCTGCTCCCCTCCTGGcccagctgctgcctccaccgCGCCCCGGCTGCCCGAGGCCACTGCTTCTCGGAGGCCATGGCGggcagctgcagctgctgcacaTCACAG GGGAGGGGGCCTTCATGCCACGGCTGGCAGGGCCGCCCCAGTCTCTCCCTTCCAGGAGTGATTCCCTCTCCGCGTTCCCCCTGCTGGAGCCCAAGAGTCAGCAACAGCTACAGGAACGTCTACAAGCACCAACTATAG GTCTGGTCGCCACCCTTCTACCCTCTGCCTCCACACCAGTCCTGTCACTCTTCCAACTCTCAGCAGCTGGAGATGTCTTCCACCAGCGCCTCCATCTTCGGGAAGACTCCCAGTCCCCCGGAGACCCTGGGCCCAACTGCCATGTCCCCACAGCTTCCTGGAGCCCCCACGCCACTTCTTGCTGCCGCAGGTGGCTGAAGGCCCTCCTGGAGGTGCCTCCGGCTCCCGCTGTGTGGGCCGCGCCCACCTTTTCCCACCGCCACCTGCTGGGCCTCAAGGAGCAGCAGAAGGTTGAGGGGAAAGTGCCAGAGGGTCTCCGGGCAGCCATGGCTAAAGGAAGGCTGCTGCGGCAGAGGGACCTGGGCTCGCTCCCCATGGCAGAGCCACCCCCGGCCCCTGAGCCAGGCCCCAGGGATGAGCTCAGTGAGCGGTTGGAGGCAGCCTGGGAAGGCCGGGCAGCCGCCTGGTGGGAGCAGCAGCAGGGCAGGGGCTCCGGGCCCGGGAAACAGCCCAAGCGACACAAGCGTCGGATGCAGCTGTCCAGtaccttctcctctctcagcGGCCGCCTGGACCTCTCAGATGCCACCAGCCCCCCTCACAGCCCTGACCGGACATCCCCTGTGTCCAGGCCTCAGCTCCCAGGGACCTTGCCCTCCCAGGAGTTGAGCCAGGATCTGTGGGCCCAGGGCATCCCCTCGGAGCGGCAGCAGACTCTCCGGGACTATATGGCCAAGCTACCTCTTCAAGGGGACACCCCAGAAGGTGCCTCTGTGCCCCCCTCCCAGACCTCCAGCATCCAGGCCACCCCCTCCAGGCAGCAGACTCTCCGGGACGGCACAGCTGAGCTGCCACACCAAAGGGACACCCTGAGAGGTGCCACTGTGCCCCTTTCCCAGACCTCCAGCATCCGGACCACCCCTTCCAGACAACAGGCCTCTCAGGACTGTGCAGCCAAGCTGTCACTCCAGAGGGACCTGCTGAGGGGTGCCGCTGTGCCCTCTtcccagacttccagcctccgcACCACCCACTCCAGGCAGCAGGCGCCTGTCCTCTCTAGCTCTCAGCCACGCCGAAAGAAGCCCCGTATGGGCTTCTGA